One region of Edaphobacter bradus genomic DNA includes:
- a CDS encoding bifunctional folylpolyglutamate synthase/dihydrofolate synthase encodes MSYSAAVDHLYALGHELAPTSPSTPRRKFDLEHMRILAHALGDPQATFPSVLIAGTNGKGSTSASLASILTAAGYRTALYTSPHLSRVNERIQVSGTSISDDDFARLYFRVDDTAQRLVREAALPQHPSFFETLTALAFAYFAEQQIDIAILEVGMGGRLDATNIVEPLLSIITDISLDHQDYLGHTIAEIAREKAGILRPRGTLITIPQHPEANQAIGEVAATLDLHAISAAPYVPHTPIATDQEDKSVLSEARVPHPSQLHREGWESQTLPRNRYSLTLAGQPLEIDSPLLGQHQQRNIALAIAAAEELRNPMSYKSLISNSNSYKITNQQIEEGIRNTRWPGRLELIRLPEGPALILDVAHNPAGAWTLRAAISQLPEEQPRTLLFSCLRDKDIREMTQILLPLFDSSADRPPSRWKDHVLFAPIHNPRAASLDDLLAAARSLDVPATATASIEAALAEARRLTPPNGLILATGSIYLVGELRQLVLNEVLHTA; translated from the coding sequence ATGTCCTACTCCGCGGCGGTCGATCACCTCTACGCCCTGGGCCACGAGCTAGCCCCAACCTCGCCCTCTACCCCCCGCCGCAAGTTCGACCTCGAGCACATGCGCATCCTCGCCCACGCGCTCGGCGATCCGCAGGCCACCTTCCCCTCCGTCCTGATCGCCGGAACCAACGGCAAGGGCTCGACCTCCGCCTCGCTGGCCAGCATCCTCACCGCCGCCGGCTACCGTACCGCGCTCTACACCTCCCCTCACCTCTCCCGCGTCAACGAGCGCATCCAGGTCAGCGGCACCTCCATCTCCGACGACGACTTCGCCCGCCTCTACTTCCGCGTCGACGACACCGCCCAGCGCCTCGTCCGCGAAGCCGCGCTGCCCCAACACCCCAGCTTCTTCGAGACCCTCACCGCCCTCGCCTTCGCTTATTTCGCGGAGCAACAAATCGACATCGCCATCCTCGAAGTCGGCATGGGAGGCCGCCTCGACGCCACCAACATCGTCGAGCCGCTGTTGTCGATCATCACCGACATCTCCCTCGACCACCAGGACTACCTCGGCCACACCATCGCCGAGATCGCCCGCGAGAAAGCTGGAATCCTGCGCCCCCGCGGAACCCTCATCACCATCCCCCAGCACCCCGAGGCCAACCAGGCCATCGGCGAAGTCGCCGCCACGCTCGACCTCCACGCCATCAGCGCCGCCCCCTACGTCCCCCACACTCCCATTGCCACCGATCAGGAAGATAAGAGTGTCCTGAGCGAAGCTCGGGTGCCCCATCCTTCGCAGCTTCACCGCGAAGGGTGGGAATCACAGACCCTCCCCCGCAACCGCTACTCCCTCACGCTCGCCGGCCAACCCCTCGAGATCGACTCTCCCCTTCTCGGCCAGCACCAGCAGCGCAACATCGCCCTCGCCATTGCCGCTGCAGAAGAATTACGTAACCCAATGAGTTACAAATCGTTAATAAGCAACAGTAATAGTTACAAAATCACCAACCAACAGATAGAAGAAGGTATCCGCAACACGCGCTGGCCTGGCCGTCTGGAGCTCATCCGCCTCCCCGAAGGCCCTGCGCTCATTCTCGACGTCGCCCACAACCCCGCCGGCGCCTGGACGCTCCGCGCCGCCATCTCCCAGCTCCCCGAGGAGCAGCCCCGCACCCTCCTCTTCTCCTGCCTGCGCGACAAAGACATCCGCGAGATGACCCAGATCCTCCTGCCGCTCTTCGACTCCAGCGCCGACCGCCCCCCCTCAAGATGGAAGGACCACGTCCTCTTCGCCCCCATCCACAACCCGCGCGCCGCCTCGCTCGACGATCTCCTCGCCGCCGCTCGCTCCCTCGACGTCCCCGCCACCGCCACCGCCAGCATCGAAGCCGCCCTCGCCGAGGCCCGCCGCCTCACTCCGCCGAACGGCCTGATCCTCGCCACCGGCTCCATCTACCTCGTCGGCGAACTTCGCCAGCTCGTCCTCAATGAGGTCCTCCATACCGCATGA